A section of the Rhodobacteraceae bacterium M382 genome encodes:
- a CDS encoding type I restriction-modification system subunit M — MTDEQKKKLEQKLWDIANTLRGKMNADEFRDYILGFIFYKYLSERLYIYANSVLSEDGIDFADVDEATVDGKAISDAVAEAAIDELGYYLKPSELFGAVAKRGSKPGNFIIEDLARILNNVERSTMGTESEDDFDDLFSDMDLTSNKLGRTEEAKNTLIAKVLTHLDEIDFELDKADSDVLGDAYEYLIGQFASGAGKKAGEFYTPQEVSTILARIVTTGKTRIKNVYDPTCGSGSLLLRVAKEVAVGDFNGQEMNRTTYNLARMNMILHGVHYRNFDLQQEDTLEHPQHVDKRFEAVVANPPFSAKWSANPLLLNDDRYSQYGRLAPASKADFAFVQHMLHQLDDNGTMAVILPHGVLFRGAAEGHIREYIIRERNWLDAVIGLPANVFYGTSIPTCILVFKKCREYPEDILFVDASTCFEKAKNQNYLRTQDINKIVDTFRGRAVEDRFSHRAMLSEVAENDYNLNIPRYVDTFEAEEPIDLAEVAAELKANAAGMEDLDAQIAEFCAELGIEAPV; from the coding sequence ATGACCGACGAACAAAAAAAGAAGCTGGAACAAAAGCTCTGGGACATCGCCAACACTTTGCGCGGCAAGATGAATGCGGATGAGTTCCGCGACTACATTTTGGGCTTCATCTTCTACAAGTACCTGTCTGAGCGGCTCTACATATATGCCAATTCTGTCCTGTCTGAGGATGGGATCGATTTCGCGGACGTTGATGAGGCGACTGTGGACGGTAAGGCGATTTCGGACGCGGTGGCCGAGGCGGCGATTGATGAGTTGGGCTACTACCTCAAACCGTCTGAGTTGTTCGGTGCCGTTGCCAAACGGGGCAGCAAGCCCGGCAACTTTATCATCGAAGACCTTGCGCGCATTCTGAACAATGTCGAGCGTTCGACCATGGGCACGGAGTCTGAGGACGATTTTGACGATCTGTTCTCGGACATGGATCTGACGTCCAACAAGCTGGGCCGCACGGAAGAAGCCAAGAACACCCTGATCGCCAAAGTGCTGACCCATCTGGATGAAATCGACTTTGAGCTCGACAAAGCGGACAGTGACGTGCTGGGCGATGCCTATGAATACCTGATTGGTCAATTCGCCAGCGGGGCGGGCAAAAAGGCGGGGGAGTTTTATACCCCGCAAGAGGTTTCCACCATTCTGGCGCGCATTGTGACCACAGGCAAAACCCGGATCAAGAACGTTTATGACCCCACCTGCGGGTCCGGGTCGCTGTTGTTGCGCGTCGCCAAAGAGGTCGCGGTGGGTGATTTCAACGGACAGGAAATGAACCGCACCACCTATAACCTTGCGCGCATGAACATGATCCTGCACGGGGTGCATTACCGCAATTTCGACCTGCAACAGGAAGACACGCTGGAACACCCCCAGCATGTCGACAAACGGTTCGAGGCTGTGGTCGCCAACCCGCCGTTCAGCGCCAAGTGGTCGGCCAACCCGCTGTTGTTGAACGATGACCGGTACAGCCAATACGGGCGGCTGGCCCCGGCGTCCAAGGCGGATTTTGCCTTTGTTCAGCACATGCTGCACCAGTTGGATGACAACGGCACCATGGCGGTGATCCTGCCCCATGGGGTGCTGTTTCGCGGCGCGGCCGAGGGGCATATCCGCGAATACATCATCAGGGAACGCAACTGGCTGGATGCGGTGATTGGCCTGCCTGCGAATGTGTTTTACGGCACGTCCATTCCCACCTGCATTCTGGTGTTCAAGAAATGCCGCGAATACCCCGAGGATATCCTGTTCGTCGATGCGTCGACCTGTTTTGAAAAGGCCAAGAACCAGAATTATCTGCGCACTCAGGATATCAACAAGATCGTCGATACATTCCGGGGCCGCGCGGTCGAGGATCGGTTTTCGCACCGCGCAATGCTGTCCGAGGTGGCCGAGAATGACTATAACCTCAACATCCCGCGCTATGTGGACACGTTTGAAGCCGAAGAACCGATTGATCTGGCCGAGGTCGCGGCTGAGCTGAAGGCAAATGCGGCGGGCATGGAGGATCTGGACGCGCAAATTGCGGAGTTCTGTGCCGAGCTTGGCATTGAGGCGCCGGTATGA
- a CDS encoding restriction endonuclease subunit S, whose protein sequence is MSVPVLRFAEFEGAWKQCELGSSVSLQSGYAFSSDYFGEVGRKLVTPKNFTKTGAGSFSTSNTKFTSEPVDGKFVCAEGDLLALLTDLTPSCELLGKPLELTTADGEVLLNQRIVRIDPIEDKIQKGFLKAFMLRDAFHIRMFSTASGTTVRHSSNKVLRETLISLPSLPEQKKIAAFLGVVDGKIAALRERETGLERYKRGLMQALFSQRLRFTQPDGTAFPDWEEKRLGDVATRSTAKNAKLEYMRVLTNSAVQGVIDQGDYFDKDIANADNLAGYYVLKEGDFVYNPRISVSAPVGPIKRNNLGDGVMSPLYTVFRFKEKNTEFFNLFFETTVWHKYMKSVANYGARHDRMAITSGDLMNMPLPYPHPDEQAKIAKALQAMDAKIAAVTGQLERMQDFKKGLLQQMFV, encoded by the coding sequence ATGAGTGTACCTGTGTTGAGGTTTGCTGAGTTTGAGGGCGCGTGGAAACAGTGTGAACTTGGTAGTTCTGTTTCGCTCCAGTCCGGCTATGCATTCTCTAGCGACTATTTTGGCGAAGTCGGACGCAAGCTCGTCACGCCAAAAAACTTCACAAAAACAGGGGCTGGCAGCTTTTCGACTTCGAACACAAAGTTCACCTCTGAACCAGTAGACGGAAAGTTCGTGTGTGCTGAGGGTGATTTGCTTGCTTTGCTTACTGACCTAACACCGTCCTGTGAACTACTTGGCAAGCCATTGGAGCTTACAACAGCGGACGGAGAGGTCCTGTTGAATCAGCGTATCGTGCGCATTGATCCGATAGAGGACAAAATTCAGAAGGGTTTTCTCAAAGCGTTCATGCTGAGGGACGCATTTCATATCAGAATGTTCAGCACGGCAAGTGGGACGACAGTTCGGCATAGTTCCAATAAGGTCTTGAGAGAGACACTTATCTCACTACCTTCTCTCCCCGAACAAAAGAAAATCGCGGCGTTTTTGGGGGTGGTGGATGGCAAGATCGCAGCGCTGCGGGAGCGGGAGACGGGGTTGGAGCGCTATAAACGCGGGCTGATGCAGGCGCTGTTCAGCCAACGCTTGCGCTTTACCCAACCCGACGGCACCGCCTTTCCCGATTGGGAAGAGAAGCGGTTGGGGGATGTGGCGACACGAAGCACGGCGAAAAATGCCAAACTCGAATACATGCGTGTTCTTACCAACTCTGCTGTTCAGGGGGTCATTGATCAAGGTGACTACTTCGACAAAGATATTGCCAATGCCGACAACCTCGCTGGGTACTACGTGCTGAAAGAGGGTGACTTTGTTTACAATCCGAGAATTTCGGTCAGCGCTCCAGTTGGTCCCATCAAGCGTAACAATTTGGGGGATGGTGTAATGTCGCCGCTCTATACCGTCTTTCGATTCAAAGAAAAAAACACCGAGTTCTTCAACCTTTTCTTCGAAACGACAGTTTGGCACAAATACATGAAGTCCGTTGCAAATTACGGTGCGCGGCACGACCGAATGGCCATTACTTCTGGCGATCTTATGAACATGCCCTTGCCATACCCTCACCCCGACGAGCAAGCCAAAATCGCTAAGGCTCTGCAAGCGATGGATGCGAAAATCGCGGCTGTGACGGGGCAGCTTGAGCGGATGCAGGATTTCAAAAAAGGTCTGTTGCAGCAGATGTTTGTGTAA